In Lycium ferocissimum isolate CSIRO_LF1 chromosome 7, AGI_CSIRO_Lferr_CH_V1, whole genome shotgun sequence, the sequence gaaaaaattactttttccgTGAAAAGCATTTTCCTCCGTACAAATTATCAAACTGCTCCCTGCAAGCACAcctttaggggtcgtttggtagaaggtataagctgggatatcctAATACTaatttttgtaccatgtttggtataaggtataaattaattagtactgggatatcccagcttataccttcTTATCCACTTAtgctgggattattttataccttcttatcccacttatgatggtataaaataatctcaatagatgagataaattagtcccgggattataattttgactatctaccaaacgaccccttaaagtATTAAGATAACTTCAACAATTGCTTGCTAAGCTCCAACACCCTGTACACACACACCAAACGCGTAATATTTATTCCACAAGTGTTGTCTCACATGTCACATCATTATCTCATCTTTTATATTTATCGTGTTGGACCGTTTACTTTACAAACTTCAAAAAAcctgtttttgtttttcttttttctacaaACAAACGCCGTACAACTAAAtgctgtattttttttttttatcagcaCGAAGTTTCTATACTCTGTATACCCACGGAATTAGTAATCATCAACTATATACTACTGTCTTATAAATGTCCTATTCTTCTCCCTATAGCTAATTCATCACCAtatcaatttttgtttttagaGCATTCCCAAAAAGTTGCAGTTTTGTAGTAATTAATTGTTTCAAGTTCAACCCTTTTCACactttatcatattctaccaaCATTAATCATCGACTCCAATTTGTTTGAGACTGAAGCATAACCATTTCATTTTAATCTACGTGCAACATATATATGGAGTCTGTTTCTGTACCTAGTGCCGAAAACAAATCCGTTTTCTCAAGATTACGGAATAGGTTTACGCTAGATAAGGCGACTTCTCAGAAGAAAGACGAGGgcctaacaacaacaacgacaacgacaattactactactactggTCCTCGTCTTTCAGtaagtagtagtagtagtaataatagtGAATTAGAGAGGGTATTTACGTACTTTGACGAGGATGGAGATGGAAAGGTGTCACCAGCGGAGCTAAGGAGGTGCATGAAGGCGGTAGGAGGTGAGCTGACGGCGGAGGAGGCTGAGATGGCGGTGAGGCTATCGGATTCTGACGGGGATGGGTTGTTAGGATTGGAGGATTTTACAAAGCTAATGGAAGAAGAGAGGAACAAGGAGAGTGAATTGATTGGAGCATTtgaaatgtatgaaatggaagggAGTGGAGGCTACATTACTCCTAAGAGCTTGAAGAGGATGTTGAGTCGACTTGGTGAGTCAACTTCCATTGATAAATGCAAAGCTATGATTAGGAGATTTGATCTCAatggagatggagttcttagcTTTGATGAGTTCAAAACTATGATGACAACTTAGGAGAAGATTTCAAAACCCAAATATTGCTCCATACTGTATCATTTATGTACATAATTATCTGATCTTAGTTTCGgtgttttttcttgatttcttcctTCTAAAAAACAATTGTAATATGATGGGATAATACTCCCTCCTTCTCAAAATACTTGTCGTATTTTTCATttacacgccccttaagaaaatattaattaggaagGGTGTAATTAGAAGTCTGTACTCTTTTAATCTTTACGTACATGTATAATTCTTTGGCCATGAGCTTCAATTTGATTATTGAAAAATTATGCTGGATAAGAAAGCATTAATTAGGAAGGGTGTAATTAGAAGTTTGTAATTTTCAAGTCTTTAGAAGCGCTCTAACGAATACATAAAATATCGTTTCAAGTCTTAAGGGAAGTTCAGCTCATTATTTTTGGTCCTAAAAGTTGTTCTAAATTTTGAAGCTTGTGTAAGGACCTGATTGTAATGAAGGTTCTTACTTGAAGAGATATTACTaacttttgagaaaattgaaataGGAGAAGACCCCATATTCATATAGCTAGTAACATTTTATTTCACTTAATCATAACATATCTTGACTAATGAGAAATATCTATTTTCGTTTTCCTCTAAATTCCCTCTTCTTGTTTAACATTTCTTCTAAGTTGTGTgtgaccttttctttttttgcctaCTTTTCATCCTCAATACATATTAAGATACATAGAAAATAATATGAACTTCGAAGATGTCAACGTTCTAATGTTGACCTCCAATTAATCACATGATTCCAAGTCATATAGGAGTTGGGCTCCTATGAATCAATTAGAAACATGGTTGTACGTGCATGTGATTTGCCTTAATTATATACAATTGCACACATCTAACATCAAATAGTTAATGAACCTCCTAAGAGCTTAAAGAGGATCGATGTTGAGTCGACTTTTTTTATAATTCTTAAAGCCCGGTAGTCTAATGAACCTCCATTGATAAGTGCAAAGCTATGATTAGgggatttgatatgaatggagATAGTTTTTTTAGCTTTGATGAGTTTAAAATTATGATGACAACTTAAGAAGTCTCTACACTATAATCTTTATGTACATAAATGTAATTCTTTGGTCAAGTGTTTCTTGTTGATTTGTATAACTTCTTAAGAATCAAGCTTTCAATTTGTATTGCCTCAAATTCAACGTATCAACAACTAAATATCTTGAGATTGACTATCATTTTATTTGTGAGAAGAttcagaaaaaataaattttcgcTGGCTGCGTGAAGATAGGAGAACAACTAGTTGATTTATTCATAAAAgcattaaaatgaaaatggaattaTATCTCTTAAAACGAAAAGGAAATAAGATAGCCGATTTGAGTAAATGTGGAAGAAAAATTTTGAATGataaatttttttcatatctttttatattactaagacaaaaatatcatcaaagttTAATTTTTTCACCGAATAATTTACATTGTGTGATGTTAAAAGACTTCTTTGGTAGGGGGAGGGGGGGATTTTGGTTTTTAGTTTCGGTTTAAAATTTGATGTCCTTGTATTATTGAAAAAGAGTCAACATTTTGTGAAAAGATGGATTTATTCAAAATAGATAATACATCTCTTTCgggtatatatatcttttgagtgaaaaagatatatatatatatatatatatatatatatatatatatatatgattttcaaaTTCATCTAACCACATATAAAAGGCACATTCTTCAATCACTCCATATTTTCTCAACCATTTTAGATTAGATGTCTAAATAAAAAAAGTCGATTAGTTAAAGGGCAACATGAGTTTGGCCTTCTTTCTTGCACCTTGTCAGTTGAAATACTATTTTTCTTAGTGTTCATCTCTAGTAATTTCCACAAGACCACAAATATGTctttttaaatatgaaaattaacgTCACAAGGGTAAGACTTGAGAGAATTATTTTTCTAAGTTTCCTCTTCTTGTTTTAAGTTGTGCAACCTTCTATTCTCAATTCACAACACAGTTAATGTAGATAGAAAATAATGGATTTCGAAGATGTCAAAGGTATATGATTGACCACTAATCCCATTATTCCAAGTCATTGGAGTTGGGCTCCCATGAATCATCAATTATAAACATGGTGCATGTGATGTGCCCTATATACAATTGCACACATCAAATATCAAATAATTGATGAACCTTACATGAAGTTACTCTCTCCATATTTTATTTCTGCATTATGCCTCCACTTAAAAATCAGTCAAGTATCAgcttcaaaaaattaaaaggtaTCTTTACAAAGAATTGTTCATTATTGAGACTCCACCAAAGTGTATCGGGCTTCGCAGGTTGTGAATTTCTTGCTCAGATAGTAGATGACTCGTTCTTTCTTTCAAGTCTCGTCGTGTTGAACCAACACGCATCCAAAAGTATTGTCTGATACCGACAAGTATAGGAATAACGGGCTTCCCGATCTTGGAGGAACTAGCATCGATGGGTTGGAAAGATACCTCTTAATGGTGTCAAATGCCTTTTGACACTCTTCAGTCCATTATGTAGAATTGTTCATTATTGAGACCAATTAACAGTAATGTCCCTTGACAATCATAAAATTAAAGTTACTAATAGTTGTCACTTTTCAAAACTAAAATGCCCTTTTGTCACTTCTCCTAACATCAGGCGGTCTAAGTGAAAATTGCACAAatgataaattttcaaaattgagATACGTTCACGACTCtaggatttaaagtttatgaatctttataacaatctcaagttACAATATCATTAACCTGATttacaatcaaatatttataaatacttaATAAATTTCGTTATagaaactatgaaaaaattattgaattctccaaaacttgtatattATACACTAGCTCCGCCTTTGACTTTGTCCACACAACCCAAGTTCCTTGACCCTATTTAAGATATGCattttatagaaaaataaactaaactaAATTAATAACACCATAAATTAATTCAAGACCCTTGTGGGTTTGGGATGCTAATTCCTTTTTGTTATATCTATAAAAGACATGTTATAGTTCAACATTCTTCTACTTCACCATTTGTAACACAATGGTGTCGGTGGTGAGGTGGGGAAGACGAAATAAaaaggtgtagaaaatgaaaaaagtgaaaaaatattatctaaCACGTGGCGGCCTGAGCAAAACACCACTTTATGAATTGTCatttctatatataaaaaaaaaaaaaaaaaaaaacgttttcTATTTGGGGCATGACACACATGCAATcacatatgtcaatcatcaagaTAACACCAAGAAAAGCTTCCTCACTCCCGTCAAGACACTTGGGTCAACTCATCCACTAAGGCTGTATTAGCAATTTAGCAAGTATCGATAGAGTTAAAGTTCTAGTTACAAGTttgataaaattaaataattttagttAAAATTTTGTAATTATATTAAAGATTATActgaatttataaaaaatactcCCTTCGTACCAAAAAAATTAGCACTTTTTGATTTTCGAAAGTAAAACGAGTGTTTTTTTAcagtaatttttttatatgtcttttaaatattttaaattattaatcatggtgacttataatactttatacgtagttttcaaatatgtaaattttatttttaaaaaattaaaaattctatATTGAAATATATggtcaaaattaaaaagattGGCTCTCAAAAAGCGAAAATGTCAATTTCTTAGGACAGAGGAagtaattaattcaaaatctatTAATATATcttttgagaaatttagaaCTCTTGAATCCGTTTTTTATGACACCTTCAAGATAAGGCCACAAAACCATGCCTTAGTTCTGTCTCACGTCATTGTCATCTCTTCACCATTTCTGATTTATCAATTGTTTTATTATCCTGTTGACCGTCTACTTTTCAAACTTCTACTAAattattttaatcaagaaatATCCAAATGCCACATTTTTGTTCCTCCCCAATTCCCAGGATGAAGTTTCCATAAACGGTAAGCCCACGGTATCTGATCAACTAATTCCACACTCTGTCCTTCAACCCCCCAGACTATAAATTACATAtcacattattcttccatcatAATTACAATATCtattcttgttttctttctagagctttcaacaaaaaaagtttCCCAAGTTTTCTTTGTTTCAAGTTCAACCTTTTTTACATTCATATCATTTTCTACTTATATCCAACTTtcttgtaaaacaaaaaaaaacaaaaaaaaaaacaagataaagTACACTAAACGTACTTGTAAGCATGTGTATGGCATCAGTTTCTGTTTCCACGGctgaaaaaaaatcttttttctcAAGATTACGCAATATGTTCAATCtcagaagaaaagaagagaagaataagatgatgataacaacaacaacaactgcTACTACTAGTGATCATCGTCTTTCGATCAGTAGTAGTGGTAGTAATAATGGCGAGTTAGAGAGGATATTTACATACTTTGACGAGGATGGAGATGGAAAGGTATCACCAGCAGAGCTAAGGAGGTGCATGAAGGCGGTAGGAGGAGAACTGACGGCAGAGGAGGCGGAGATGGCGGTGAGGCTATCGGATTCTGACGGGGATGGGTTGTTAGGGTTGGAGGATTTTACAAAGCTAATGGAAGAAGAGAGGAATAAGGAGAGTGAATTGATTGGAGCATTtgaaatgtatgaaatggaagggAGTGGAGGCTACATTACTCCTAAGAGCTTGAAGAGGATGTTGAGTCGACTTGGTGAGTCAACTTCCATTGATAAATGCAAAGCTATGATTAGGAGATTTGATATCAatggagatggagttcttagcTTTGATGAGTTCAAAACTATGATGACAACTTAGGAGAAGATTTCAAAACCCAAATATTGCTCCATAGTATATACTGTATTATTTATGTACATAATTATCTGATCTTAGTTTTGGTCttgttttttcttgatttcttcctTCTAAAAACAATTGTAATAGGATGggataatactccctccgtctcaaaatacttGTCGTGTTTTTCATTTATACACCTCTTAAGaaaacattaattaattaattattaataagATAACTTCAATCTTTAATCATATATAATTCTTTGGCCATGAGCTCAATTTGATTATAAGAATTATGTCCTTTATGCATTCATTACAATAGTTTACCATATGTACAAATCCAAATTACTCAATGCCCAAAATATTACGCCGAACATCACAGCTCAATTCGGCATGGCAATAGATGACCCCAAGGGCGTTTGATATGTGGAATAAAGATAATAGTTTGTATATAACACAAGTTGCTAAATATTTAATCCTGCGATTATATGGAAGTTATGAGTATTAACTAGTCCACGTAATTAGTTTATTCTCTCTGTGCTAAATCTCGGAATTaacatcatcatcttcataTAAACCACCATGCAAGATTAATTAGTtaaacattttccttctttcatcCTTAATAATATTACCACCTTGAATTAAACGACCCTAATATATTaccatatacaaacacacataaTCAAAGGCGCcaattataaaaaattacttCAACAAATTAAAAGCTTCTTTACCAACAGTGGCCTCTTGTTTGTACCTTCAAGATAAGAACATTCCACATATTTCTGTCTCACATCATTATCAATATGTCATCtgttttcatttattatttataaatattactaGTATTTTATACCCCGTTGACAGTTTGCTTTTCAAACCACTATAAACTAAACTTGCTTTATTTGTATTTCTTTTTGTATCTAGAAACAAAACAAATGCCCCATTCTTTTGTGCATACATTACAATGCGTATCCTTGAAGGATGCACTTATTTAAGTGAGATTGCGACCTTATAACCCATAAATTGGACTATTAAATTTCTCTAGATCAAATTCTCTGAATTTGCTCTTTTTgtttaacatatttcttccaAGTTGTGTGACCTTCTTTTGCCTATTATTAATTCACCCTGATCAGTGATCAATACATGTTAAGCTACATAGAAAATAATGGACCTGATCAAAACGGTCTAAGTTGACGTCCAATCACATGATTTCCAAGTTATAGGAGGTGAAGTGTATATAAAAATCATTAGCTCCTACCAATCAATTACTCCACTAACACGGTTCACGTAATTATTTGCCTTATTATTGCACActtaaaaatatcaaatagttTGATGAACCTTACATGAAGTTGCTCCTTCATATTTAATGCATACATACCTTCTTCCTTTACTTTTGTTTCTTTATATTCCTTCAATTTTATTAGATGTCTTCATATTATGGCATTCATACTTTACATTGGCAATTTGCCATCTCAACTAACTTTTCAACATAAGTGTTCACTAGAATATAAGGATCACATGAATCTTTACATTTCTTGGACGTATTCTAACGGAATTCAGATTTGTCATCTACTATTTTAAAAAGGTTTAAATTTTCTCTGTTATACTATTAACAAGAATGTCTTTGACCTCCAGTAACAGTTGTGGGAGGTGGAAAAAAAAtctgataatttttttatgcCGCTTGAAATATTGTCTCTAACTCAATTATCTTTTCCCCTTATTTGTATCAAATTTACCCCTTTACTATTCGATTTGAAGCATTTTACCCTTCTACTATTCAAATTGAATTAATTTACATTCTTCCGCAGTTGTCCTATATCCTTAATTAGCcaatagaaaaagaaacaaattcaaGCTAAGTGTAATCGTACTAAAATAGAAGTAGAAAGTAGAAACTCAAAGAGAAAACTTTAATTATGGATGAAAGAAAGGACACTATTTTGGATGTTGCCACAAAAGGTAAgtatatatgaaaaagaaacaagaaacaaatctatatataatataaagctaggcatagacaaggtgatgtggcacctctctatggcctctaATGATagttatcttttttctcctttttttgacatttCTCTCTTGATTCACTCtatttactaaataaaataataaaagttcCATTTGTACCATAATAAAGACTCATCAGTCATCACTTATCACTGTGTCATATAATTGCATTTGCTGTCAAAGGTGTTTCTCATTCTCAAACAGTTTTCTCTAATTAATAGTATTTGTATTCGTAACCGAATTTCATTTTCGTAACATTCAGTTAcaataatatttaatatatataataatccTTCACAATTGAATTGATAATTAATTCTTATGCCTTTTGATATTCTTTTTTATGCACTATATATAGGTTGTAAGTCAATCTTGTGTCTGCATACTCAATTTGTAGTCTCTAACATACTTTTCATTGGTATTTAAGAGTAGGTTACTGGAGATGAAAACTTCAAGTCGTTCTTCTAATGATGTAATGATCTAAAAGTTCTTAGTGTCTTGCCGTCAGTTCAAATAGTTGACAAAAACTTGGATTGATTAATCCTTGGATGTGGCATCTCTCCTTGGTCATAATCTCTAAGAGTTGTGAGCGGAAGATTGAGGATAATCAACAACGCTATCtgtttatcaaaatattttttcctttttagttttttgATTGTATGAGTGTAGTTCCTTTATCGAATCTGTTAACGATTAGATCATCAGTGATTTAGcgttttttttctaaaaaagatTTAATAACTGGGCATTTTGCAGTggcaaaattttgaaagaaattgtCACGCCTATTTTCCGAACCATGGCTATTTTCGCGGAAACACGGCACGTCGGTGCCTtccgcatgtgaccgagcgaaagAACACATAtattgctgaatcatcatgaggcatataTATGAGCGAGAATATAACGTGAATTGGttcatgatgagcctttataaaacgtaataagtcataatacttaataaaattacttgtttaaacatgagtgcggaaataacatgaatgagccaaaaatgGCTATGACGACTCCGTAAAGTTGACAGAACATAATTatttgtctagtctatgaaacctctatcatgagtccgaCCGGAAAACATGTTTGCTTACAAGGCCTAGAGAAAGATTTTCacccttagatgcataactaattatAAAACAAAGAGTTGACTTGTTAAACCCTCAACACATGAGAtgggggctcaccaataagcttaATACGAGTCTTCGTCCTCCAATCACATGAGCAGATATGAGTCGTCCTGTAAATTAGTACCTACCAATTATTGTGAAATGGTACATGGCCCACACGGCAATAGAAAGGTTTATTTTTATCACATTGaagtactggtatgtaaagcaaccgaatgaaataatATGGGTTTTCACATGGGATAACATGATAagatttttacatattatttgaaacctggacatgaacaaagagcatgagcatgaatacatacatacatatatatatatatatatatatatatatatatatatatatatatatatatatatatatatatatatatatatataacatacgtaaaacatgataagtagggagaagAGATTTCATAAACCGATCATGGATATCACCACGTGAAAAGTACGTGGAGTCTTTATGTACCAAGAGCGTCGCCGGAAACTTTTTCCAACAATGTGTCATTTCCTTGGTACCTTGCATTGAATATGTAACGTGCCttatggatccattcagtgtaaaattatcgaggtatcgtcctaactgggcggcagcgatccttgtcctactaAAGTTacatagtttcaggctatctgagccttctcaaAGGATTCGTGCAatactcccaaaaacatgaacataatataaaaGGCTAGAGAAGTGATAttattttcgtgaattaacttgtacttgtcttgtaatcatgatttcacgaaataacttataatcatggtttcatgaattaacttgtaaacatggtttcatgaactaacttgtaaacatggtttcatgaaataacttgtatttagatGTGTAAATATCTTAGTCATggcatgaacatagttataaaatacaattgcatgaaaacttgtaaacatgtaccttatttcatgaaataagcatttttgtttaaaaacaaGTTGACaaagattaaaatgcaagcaAAGAACCCATTAGGATATGCAAGATAAATTATTAGTGGTTTTTAGAAGAGTTACTAACGAaatctcaataatcataatggtatcaagaacacaatgatagaataatagcaactCAAACATAATATACAACACTAATGATTGGACCTAGGGTTATTACAGTGAAGAGCATAGCTTACTATTTTGAGAAAATAGAATAGGAGAAGACCCCATATTTAGTGCAGAGAATCATAAATTATGGATTATGAACATATCTTGGGGAAGAAACAATTTTcgtgttcccacacgtagataacataactctacataccttaccTCGCTCCAAAAATGTCTGAATTAAAAATGACCAGAGATACAAGATttccaaaataattgaattcTATGAACTCAGTCAACGATTATAATCCTATTGACTTGAAAACCttatgttaagaatgatgaattctttTAATGATCTCTGAacatatgttggaattgacttgATTGCCTATAATTATATAGGCACACCTTatcaaagtttcttgaaggttgggagagaaGAGCTTAGTCCTTAGGACTTGAGAGACTTGGCCAGTTCAAATTTAATGAACCTCCATTGAAATCCTGCAAAGTTTAAAACGGGATTTGGGGAAAGAATATTAATGAAGTTTGTGTGTCTTTATAATGTCGTGGTGACAACTTAGAATGTCGCGCACTAGGGTACTTCCGTGTACAGTGATAAATTCTGTAATATTGATAACATCCTCTCCggtgcgcgatcgcgcaccTTAACATATCAAGACTTCAATTTGTACAAAAATTCAATTGTATAACTTCTAATATAACTATCTtccgtttgagctccataatatatggttggaaaggtatttcaaaggcctacaactttcatgttttgagttttctcaaattcctaacgtCACTACCCGAAAACGGCCATAATGTACATATTATATCTCTAAAGACGAATAGGTCTAAatgccttaagaacttcacttttttgtttgacttcaaaacgacacgtttatcacccgaatggattcatatagctaaaatatgatctttATACTAGTTTCATACGTTCACATCTTTATTCAAGAATAGCTCGGATTTACGGGATATATACCgatataatttatgaatgtatatataaatgataagaattgcataaaatcattataagtTGCGTTGTGTATGCTGATCTATTCGTCTTAGTTTTTCCTTGTGATCTCCCTTTGTATTTTGCTCattctcttccttttctttcttttagcattttttgttttacttttttctaTGACGAAATTGCTTTGTAGATTTATAGACTGGTTTCTGAACATGCATATCCACTTTTGAGTATTTCAAAACAGTTTAACAGAAAAAGTCAAGATTGAATAGCACAACTTATGCTACAAATATTGTTAGATCATGTATTTAGCAAGAATACATAAGAGAAATATGGTGGTGAATTTACATCTATATAAAAAGTAATGCACTCCTCAAGGATAAAGGTCAAAACGGTTCAACTCTCATTAGTATTCTCATGTGTAGTGGTgcttgaaggaaaaaaaaatgtatcattagTATTCTCATGTGTAGTGGTgcttgaaggaaaaaaaatgtattgtAAACAGTAATAACCTCAATTATAAAATGTGGGTGACTTTTTTTATATGTAAGTTTTCTTAAAAAGTGAATCAAATACGACTCAAATGCAATCTTATATCTTAAGCTTATGTATACTCAACGTTGATCTTAATTGGAACCGATTTTAGAATGACATAATGTACACcgtgtatgaagttgaaatttttatactttatagACTCATCAATAGAAACGATAAAGTTAATCGAAAAAGTAGTACTGTTCTAATAATTCAAATATTGCTTCTTCTAACCGATCGAGATACGTGTGACAATGCCAAATCTTTTATTAAGATGGAGTAATACCTAGATGGACCCTTAAACTCATGAATTTTTAAAGGTATTCGATATAAAAAATAGTTATAACAGACACTTAAACTTACaaatatcattatttttacaatccaatatttttgtaaaacaaaactatattttcaaacataatctacaattttcatggccaaacaagcCCTAAATATAtcacaaaatttttttttttaaaatgcaaaatataaggCATAAAGCATATACTATGTAGATATAAATGTGCACTTAAACCAATAAATACTGATTTGATCGCAACTTTTTGTGACATTTTCAATAAactcggatttttttttttttttttacacttgaaTAATTAAAAACTTGCTATTTTACAATAACTTTAATATctataaatgaataaaaaaaaatttcaaattaagaaatttttttttttaaggattttcTTTCCGcttatttctattttcttaatttgaaatttctttttttaaggatTTTTAACACAATGGTTAAAGTTattgttttttaattattcaacgtaaaaaaaaaatccgagttaattgaaagttgtaaaatTGCGATTAGCGAGTATTTATTGGTTTAAGAGCACATTTATAGTCTCATGTATATgcatttgtttattttttgcattttaaaaaaaaatattttgtgataTATTTAGGGCTTGTTTGGCACATGAAATTCTGATAtgtttcaaaataaaaagacattttgttttcaaaacaaCTTGGGCTGAACTCAAAAAATACAATTTAGCAagtttttagaattaaagttctAGTTCCCCAGTTTATAAATCTTACAATACATTAGATAAAATTTTAAGTAATTATATAGgtattaatttataaaataaacttTCTAATCATTGGTTGGAGAATACTTGAGATATTTGGTGACAATAAcaaatttattaatttaaacatatatttatatattatatcaCTATTAAGTTTCACttttagatgattttttttccatcttaTCGCAATTTACTAACCTTTGGGGTCATTAtcctattatttaat encodes:
- the LOC132062946 gene encoding putative calcium-binding protein CML19; this translates as MESVSVPSAENKSVFSRLRNRFTLDKATSQKKDEGLTTTTTTTITTTTGPRLSVSSSSSNNSELERVFTYFDEDGDGKVSPAELRRCMKAVGGELTAEEAEMAVRLSDSDGDGLLGLEDFTKLMEEERNKESELIGAFEMYEMEGSGGYITPKSLKRMLSRLGESTSIDKCKAMIRRFDLNGDGVLSFDEFKTMMTT
- the LOC132062947 gene encoding putative calcium-binding protein CML19, with the protein product MCMASVSVSTAEKKSFFSRLRNMFNLRRKEEKNKMMITTTTTATTSDHRLSISSSGSNNGELERIFTYFDEDGDGKVSPAELRRCMKAVGGELTAEEAEMAVRLSDSDGDGLLGLEDFTKLMEEERNKESELIGAFEMYEMEGSGGYITPKSLKRMLSRLGESTSIDKCKAMIRRFDINGDGVLSFDEFKTMMTT